The Pedobacter ginsengisoli region TTAAAGGCACATACATCTAAAGTAAAAGAAGCGTACCTGTCAAAAATGAATACTTACCGACAGTCTATTCAATTAAAATGCACACAATATAAGATCGATATGATTGATGCAGATATTTCTGCGGGATTTTATCCTGTTTTACAAGCTTATTTGATTAAGCGGCAGAAAATGAGTTAAGCTTTTGTTATCAGTGCTACATTTTTCAAAATCACCTTACAGGCCCATTCAATCTCCTCGTTAGTTATAATAAGTGGGGGGCTATGCGCATAGAATTACTGCAATGTAAAAACCAGTCGCTTATTATGCCATCCGCAATGCATGCATCAATTATCTTTTTATTTGTTTCAAAGTTTTCAAACTCAATGGCAATCATTAATCCTTTACCGCGTACTTCCTTTATTGCAGGGTGTACCAGTAATTTTTTGAAGAGTTCCCCTTTTTCGGTTACACCGTTAACAATGTTTTCCTGAACAATTGTTTGTAATGTTGCCAGGCCTGCAGCGCAACTAACGGGATGACCACCAAAAGTTGTGATATGACCCAGTATAGGATTGGTTGCTAATGACATCATGATTTCATTTGAGCTTACAAAAGCACCGATAGGCATACCACCACCAATACCTTTAGCCAGTAAAAGAATATCAGGTACAATGTTGAAATGCTCAAATCCAAATAGTTTTCCTGTACGTCCAAAACCGCATTGTATTTCATCAAGCACTAATAAGGTACCCGTGCTGGTGCATTTATCTCTGAGGGCTTTAAAATAAGCTTTGTCAGCAATTCTAATTCCGGCTTCACCTTGTATGGTTTCAATAAATACCGCTGCGGTTTTTGTAGTGATAAGATCAAGATCAGGCAGTGAGTTGTATTCAATAAATTTAATATGTGGTAATAATGGGCGATAAGCTTGCTTAAATTCCTCATTACCCATTAAACTTAAAGCTCCCTGGGTACTGCCATGATAAGAGTTGTCGCAGGATATGATTTCTGTACGATGGGTATAACGTTTTGCAAGCTTCATTGCGCCTTCAACTGCTTCGGCTCCGGAATTTACAAAATAAGTGCAGTTTAAATTGGGAGGAAGAACATCAGCAAGGGCTTTGGCAAAATTGACCTGTGGGTTTTGAACAAACTCACCATAGACCATAATGTGCATATAATTTTCTGCCTGCGTTTTTACAGCTTCAACAACGGCAGGATGACAGTGGCCAACATTACTTACGCCAATTCCTGCAATTAAGTCGAGGTATTTTTTGCCATCAGTATCATAAAGATACATTCCACTGGCTTTATTAAATTCTAAAAGAAGCGGTTCAAGTGTTGTTTGGGCGTTGTGTTGTAGAAATAACTGACGTTGTGTAAGCATGCACAAAGGTAACAATTATTTCGCTGTACATCCGTTTAAGGCCTTTTATTACGGTATCTTGATAGTAATTCCCTTTTAAAGGTTTCCTGAGCTCTGTAATATTTTCCAATCACCTTGATAGGTAAATTCGACTTTAATTTTGCGTAATATTTTTTATCAAGGTTTAGCTCTCTTTGTTTAAAGCTAAAATCATTAACGATGAGGGTTTGCACTTCGCTGTCTGCAAGTTCATCAATTTCTGGCATTTTTCTAAAACTGATCATCTTTTGTGCTCTTTCCTTACGTAGTTCTGATTGTTCTTTTTGATAATCATTGTAGATTGGCCAAAAGATTTTGGCTTCTTCGGCCGATAATTCCAACTTTTGCGTTAAGTAAGCAATTTTATAAGACTCAATTTCCTCACGTTTCTTGTCATCTGGCCTTTGTGCTAAGGCGAGAACTGGAAATGCCATAAGGAGCGCTACGATTAAATTTTTCATTTGTATAAATTATAAACTTGTTGCAAGCTCGTTCTGCGAATAATTAGTTAGGATATAATTTTCTAAGTCGGTATCTGTTACTGCAGGCTTAGGTTGAGTAATATCTGTACTACTAATATGATCTATAATAACCTGCTCATCAATGTCATATAACATTTGCTCTGTTGCTAAATCTGCAGAAGTAGTTTTTTGGGCCGGGCTTTGCTGATTATTGAAATACAAGCCTAAGCCTGTTACTAATAAAAAGCAAGCTGCAGATGCATACTTAACTATACTGGAATTCCATAAGCGCACAACCTTAGGTTTTGTTTCAGGTTGTATTTCTGCAGTGGTTTTAGCTAAAATGTTGGCCTGTAGTTTTTCAAAGTAATTATCAGGGACAGTGTATCCATCATTTTGAACAACAGCTTTAAATTTTTCTACAGTAATTTTGGCGTTGATACTTTCGGTCAATTCATCAAAATAATGCATAGGGGTTGTGAATCCGGTTTCCCGAGCTCCTTTCATCCATTCATCATTTTCAAAATCTTGTTTCATTACAAATGTATTGATACTTTAATTGCCAAAAGGTTTAAAAGGTAATGTCATCATTTAGCATAAAAACTTCAATTTTTTTCACAGCTATGTGAAAAGAGGCCTTTAAAGCGCCTACACTGGTTCCGGTGATCTCTGCAATTTCCTCATATTTAAGTTCGTCAAAATATTTCATATTAAATATAAGTCTTTGTTTCTCAGGTAAAGTTAGCAATGCCTGCTGTAGTTTTAGCTGTACTTTATCTCCATTAAAATAAGAAGAAGCTACCAATGTCTCCGTTAGTTCATCAGATACCTCATCCAAAGGTGTATTATTTCTTTGTTTCTTTTTATTTAGAAAGGTGATGGACTCATTAGTGGCAATCCTGTAGATCCAGGTATAAAGCTGTGAGTCGCTACGAAAGGAATCTAGATTTTTCCAAATCTTAATAAAAACATCCTGTACCAGATCATCAGCATCGTCATGATCGATAACCAGACGTCGGATGTGCCAGTATATTTTTTGTTGATATTTATTTAGAAGCAGGTTAAAGGCTTCGTTACGAGTTTTTACATCTGAGAATTTCTCTAAAATCTCTGAATCTTCAACCTGCTTCATTTATTTTGTGGTTGGATGTTGATATTATTTTTTTGCTCTTTTAATTACTTTTTGAGCCGCCTCAACAATATTTACTGCATCTAATCCGTATTTAGTCATTAACTGATCAGGGGTACCGCTTTCTCCGAAGCTGTCGTTTACTGCAACAAATTCCTGAGGAGTTGGAAGTTCAGTTGATAGTAATCTGGCAATGCTTTCGCCTAATCCACCAAATTTATTATGCTCTTCGCAGGTAACCACACATCCTGTTTTCTTTACAGATTTTAGAACTGCTTCTTCATCCAAAGGTTTAATTGTATGGATATTAATGATTTCGGCATCAATTCCCAATTCTGCTAATTTCTCGCCAGCTTCTATTGCTTTCCAAACCATGTGGCCTGTTGCAATAATGGTAACATCAGTTCCTTCATTTACCATCCATGCTTTACCGATTTCGAATTTCTGATCCGGATCAGTAAAAACAGGGATTACAGGACGGCCAAAGCGAAGATAAACCGGGCCATGATGCTCAGCTATTGCAATAGTAGCAGCTTTAGTTTGGTTATAATCGCAAGGATTAATTACGGTCATGCCCGGAAGCATTTTCATTAAACCTATATCTTCAAGGATTTGGTGAGTTGCACCGTCTTCTCCAAGCGTTAAGCCAGCATGTGAGGCGCAGATTTTTACGTTTTTATCAGAATAGGCCACTGACTGGCGGATCTGATCATAAACTCTACCTGTTGAGAAGTTAGCAAAAGTTCCTGTAAAAGGAATTTTGCCCCCAATAGTTAAACCAGCTGCAATACCAATCATGTTTGCTTCAGCAATACCGATCTGGAAAAAGCGTTCAGGGAATTCTTTAATAAAGGCATCCATTTTTAAAGAACCCACTAAGTCTGCACATAGTGCAACTACTTCAGGGTTTTTTTTACCTGCTTCAAGTAATCCAGCTCCAAAACCAGAGCGGGTATCTTTTTTTTCAGTGTATGTATATTTTTTCACGAGTTTTCTATTTTTGTTTAACTGTGTTCAAGCTTGCTGCGCAGGTTTTCACGAGTTTTCTATTTTTAATTAATAGTGTTCAAGCTTGCTACGCAGGTTTTCATTCTTAATAATCTTTTAAG contains the following coding sequences:
- a CDS encoding aspartate aminotransferase family protein, whose protein sequence is MLTQRQLFLQHNAQTTLEPLLLEFNKASGMYLYDTDGKKYLDLIAGIGVSNVGHCHPAVVEAVKTQAENYMHIMVYGEFVQNPQVNFAKALADVLPPNLNCTYFVNSGAEAVEGAMKLAKRYTHRTEIISCDNSYHGSTQGALSLMGNEEFKQAYRPLLPHIKFIEYNSLPDLDLITTKTAAVFIETIQGEAGIRIADKAYFKALRDKCTSTGTLLVLDEIQCGFGRTGKLFGFEHFNIVPDILLLAKGIGGGMPIGAFVSSNEIMMSLATNPILGHITTFGGHPVSCAAGLATLQTIVQENIVNGVTEKGELFKKLLVHPAIKEVRGKGLMIAIEFENFETNKKIIDACIADGIISDWFLHCSNSMRIAPHLL
- a CDS encoding RNA polymerase sigma factor — its product is MKQVEDSEILEKFSDVKTRNEAFNLLLNKYQQKIYWHIRRLVIDHDDADDLVQDVFIKIWKNLDSFRSDSQLYTWIYRIATNESITFLNKKKQRNNTPLDEVSDELTETLVASSYFNGDKVQLKLQQALLTLPEKQRLIFNMKYFDELKYEEIAEITGTSVGALKASFHIAVKKIEVFMLNDDITF
- a CDS encoding transketolase family protein, with amino-acid sequence MKKYTYTEKKDTRSGFGAGLLEAGKKNPEVVALCADLVGSLKMDAFIKEFPERFFQIGIAEANMIGIAAGLTIGGKIPFTGTFANFSTGRVYDQIRQSVAYSDKNVKICASHAGLTLGEDGATHQILEDIGLMKMLPGMTVINPCDYNQTKAATIAIAEHHGPVYLRFGRPVIPVFTDPDQKFEIGKAWMVNEGTDVTIIATGHMVWKAIEAGEKLAELGIDAEIINIHTIKPLDEEAVLKSVKKTGCVVTCEEHNKFGGLGESIARLLSTELPTPQEFVAVNDSFGESGTPDQLMTKYGLDAVNIVEAAQKVIKRAKK